GAACCACAGATGACCGAGCCAACCCTTAATCAGCCCGATGACATGATGAACCCATACCTAACAGAAACGACGCAGGCAGGTGACCAGTCTGAGACAGAGGAGGCTACAGAGCCCACCATCAATTCAAGTCCCAGTGAAGGCGATGACAATGCTCCACAGTTACTTCCCCTTCTGGATTTCTCTTATGTGGAGGTAAGCACAGGAGCTGTCTATtccacaatatatatatatatgatgagCTATATGGTGCAAGATGAATTTCTGAAGGGATCAATAAAAAagtctatctatcgatctatttACATATTATTTATAATGTACCAGATCAGAACAATACTGAAAATAAAGCAAGTGCTTATGAAGTGAACAGTTTTTCTTCACACAAACATTTTTCAACCTCCCTCTCCCCAGGCTGGAGACGGCAAGGACAGCTCTGCACACGAGAAGAAACGAAGAGCGCTACAGTCTGAGGAGAGGGAAACTTTCatagatgaagatgatgatgatggtgatgttcCCACTAAGTCTGTGTCCCATCGGAAGGCTCCATTATCACCTCCTCCttttgctcctcctcctcctcctccatctcagcTTGCCACTCAGCGCTCCATCTCTCTGGATTCGGACTCATCACTGTCCATGGAAGTAGTACCCAAAAAGGTGAGTGTCAACTCAAAAGTACAGATGCACAGCATTGTGTTTTATATACTTAATAGAAAATGAGGTATTAATAATTCAATATTCTCATATTACAGCACAattataattacaattattacaATGTAAATAATCTATTATGTCTACTTTTGATCCAGCGGAAATTGGATTGCTCTCCACGGCGTGTTCGATTTGCTGAGGAGGTGGTGATGCTGCCATCTTACATCCAACCAGAGGTGGAGGGCTGGCCTGAGCctgaggggatggaggaggacTCTGACGAAATGGACGACCCAGAGCACATGGAGGACACGGAGGAAATGATGCTGCCAGAGGAGATTAGCACGACAAAGGAGACCTCAGAGAAAAGTCCAGAGGCCCAGTTGTCCCTCTATAACTGGATTGTGGGAATGAAGAGGAAGACCAAACGGAAGGCTCAAATCTGAATCCTTTCCTCTGCAGCCTGATAAGGACCTTCAGCTTTCAACCTTTAAACAAAATGTTCATTTGAATGTACATGCTGTATTCTCTCAACTGGGAGTGTTGTCGGATTCTAGTTGTTGTGAAACATAGCCTAGGAGGAAAGGCTTGGCTTTTATCGGCAAGGTTAGGTCTCATGTGTGGCATAATAAAACTACAACATGGGACCAAGAATAAAAAAAGTAATGTGAAATTATGTCCAGTATTGTAGCGCAGAATGACTCTTTATGGTTTACTTCCCAGCAAAAATAGTGCAGACAAAGTGAATCACTTAAGAAGGGGCAATCCTGGCAGGTTTAAAAAGAAGGGTTTCTTAGTCATACCCCTCAACAATctattgtgtttttctgttttaaGAGTTATAAAATGTCATATTTACATtaagcagatgcttttattcaaagtgacgttcatatgtcaattatataacaagggccattctccccagagcaactcggaGATAATGCCTTGCTctagggcacaacagtggaagcctggaattgaacccccaacttttcaggctacttcatgctagccactacactacccaAAGAATAAGGACTCTGCATTCAGATGTGAAACTACATCACATTCAACAGCACGATCATATGTTTTGTACTCTTGAGCTTGAAAATACTTTTTTGCTTATTGCTCATCGCTTATTAAAGTTATTTTCACAAGCTTGTGCAATTGTATTGAAATTTTACTTGCTAATTACAAAGCCCAGGAAACTCACAAATATTCTTTTTCCTAGGAGCGTTACCTGTAATTTCCCCTCTTTTAATCGAGGattatacattgatttttgCAAAATTTCCTCAACTGAGGTTAATACAGGAGTGGGCTATAAATgggaatgcatttatttttttctttattcttcctTCTGAACTGATTCTGATTCCTTGGGCTATTGGGTACAGGCTTGTGGTCAATAAggcttgtgtgttttttttaattggccTAAAACACCATCATGCAATTTATACAAAGAGCAGCTAATTACTGTACTTCTGAAAAGGCACTGGATTCTTCACAAAAACCTCAGGAATCTCAGTCATTAACAAGCATGCAACTAAATTATCAGCTTCATGTAAAGAAATAGTTCGGTCAAAGAACAACCTTGGATCTATTTTTCATTGGTGACCACAATGACGTTAATCTCAGTAGTTTTGAGTAAGACCAGGATATGCATTCTCAACAAAATGCCTTGGGACAAGCTCAAAGTTAATCGCTAAACAGTAAGCCATTGCCTAGTCCAACATATCATTACACTTCTGTGCTACTGTGGGGAGCATTCCTGCAGACAAACCAAAGTATTTTTACCTTTGTTAGTCACTGAGAGGGTATAACAACAGTTTGTAgtctttttacagtttttctcagtcgctttagtacttttctcagatcagaatggaaattctcataactattagttcaatctccacaacatttagtcatttgtgcaaatcatagtagcaatttctccttactctgaacaaattgcaaatgcttttgaacatgtataagttgctttgtcatgtcagtcaaaattaactatacttatggatgctgaatagtcattcccaataaaactaatagtcttcatttcattgcttgagtcattacatgcaaaattggtgaactaattatcaaattctgtcacaatgctgtagaattgcatatacagtaaaactgtgaaacatACATATTcagtcttgtactcacttactcccctaactacagcaatttgtaactttactgtagttttcaaatggctgtacaactGTATAGTGTACAGCACAGTATAGTGCTGTATTGAGCATTTTCatgtagtgtcaccgagttctgacctttttttgcatgggaaaacactgataGCAAACTGCCGTAATGAAAACAttacaaagccatttgactatcttgttcataaacgatggtgtcaagacttctcatgacactggcagtttcattgacataaatacttgtttttgaggaatggactatccattttgagcaagtgacgtgcttttgcaggttatccactaagttttgcagtttgcactaattgttttgagaaatgcactgttGCAATGTGCAAacgttaatagtgatgtgagaaaagcaccaaagcgactgagaaaaactgtaacaaaaaGATTGGTATAAAGGTGAAGATGAGTGATAGCCTAATGAAAGTGTGTTTATGGGTGTCATTTCCAAACAACTCATATTTCATGTGAATGTAAAAACAGCTAGACAAATGTCATTTCatagtgtgtatgttttgtataTTGAATGTTTACTGGCATTTACAGGCTTAAGATATTATGAGATTaagaaaaaaaggcaaaatgtcatttccaccacTGTATTCATGGTGATGGAGGAGAGGTTGTGGTCGAAATTACATTGCCCATGCTAACAAGCAATTTAGTTGCCCTAAAGAACCAGAAACAgtagggaaaaacataattacaGATATGGAAGCATTTTTAGAATCACAATATCTGTTGTAAAAAAGAGAAGAATTGTGGATATAGTGCCATGTTAGTGTCTTTGGTTGTGTACTAACCCATCATGAGTGTGGAGGAGGGTGAGTCTATGCCACACACCACTGCTGAGCCTTCtggagataaatagatagatagatagatagatagatagatactttattgaatcCCAAGGggattatattatattagataCTATGGTGTCTGCCATATTTTCAATGAAACTctgatgaaggaaggtgcctgcttgaaAGCCTCAGTGAAATGCTCACAAATTTTGCTTTGTTGATTATGTTGTTTGTGGCTGCTGTAGGCTTCTTTGGGCAGTCAGGTTGCTGTGTTTCACAATTGTTGGCTACTGCAGCATATTGTACCATGAAGGAGGGTCTTTTCAGGTAAAACATGTAGTGCGTGTTGCTGCCAGCCAGCTGTTTACAGTTGTATCCTGCACATTGTTTGGCAATGGGCACTGCATGCAGTACTGTAAATCAGTGCTGGATACCTGAAGcatgtgtcaagtcaagtcaagtcaagtcaagtcatgacatgacttgacttgacttgacttgacttgacttggatgGGCACTGCATGCAGTACTGTAAATCAGTGCTGTATACCTGAAGCATGTGTCATAGCTGTGCTGATGCAATTTTGCATTGCTGTTGTATCCTACTTAGTACTTACttaggggcagccatggcctactggttagtgcttcggtcttgtaaccggagggttgccggttcgaacccggaccagtaggcacggctgaagtgcccttgagcaaggcacctaacccctcactgctccccgagccccgctattgtagcaggcagctcactgcgctgggattagtgtgtgcttcacctcactgtgtgttcactgtgtgctgagtgtgtttcactaattcacggattgggataaatgcagagaccaaatttccctcacaggatcaaaagagtatatatacttatacttactgcATGTTGTAAACAGTACTGTAGTACAGTACTGTAGAGTATTGTGTTAGCTTGGTTTCCCACAAGAACACCTTTCCTGTGTCTAACTGAAAATAAAATGGGCTGCCGGTCACAAAAATCACCCTGAAAAATGTCCCTGTCCTATTATGCAGGTATGAGGATAAACAACAAAATCATGTCATACACAAAAGTtgaggggatggagtaggagatggagacaaattgagaTGCGtgttttatttttgcggagagaatgtgcggGACTGGGgggcggtcatattttttaCCGCTTTGCTGTACATCTAGTTGatattgcattgacattattgtttattattgctattttccttaatgtggtcttaccaacattttaaaactgttcactgttaATGTTTAACtatattattgtttttatttgtaagtcgctttggacatcTGCTAAATCATATAACcatatccataaccataaccaataTACTTAAAACATACATGGTTTTCAGCAATGGAAAAATGGCAGAAAGGTTTTAGTGACCCAGTTTTGTAGCTTTTTCAATGTTAACACTGTAAAAACATTACAGTTACATTACAGGAAAACAGATTAATTAAATTTGGCAGATATGTGTctgatttttaaataaatacatttggaaGAGTAATTATTTGGGCAATTTTGCTTTAATACACATGTTTTGTTGTGTGATGGAAATGACAGTTTCCCTGGATTGGGGAAATTGGGAAATAAaccatacaaatacattttcatttcatacaTTTTCTGAAAATTTCCAGATTAAAATTACCCATAtgtataaatatacagtatgtattgggCTATAAATGTCTTTTTGATATACCCTGCGAACTATGAGGTTTAGGCATGCAGTTTTTTTGGTAACAGGTGTCTGTTAAATCTTACACTCTGACAAAGAGATATACAGTGTGGGAGATAAGACAGATGATGTCAGAGGTCAAGGAACTTTAGTGTCGCTGCCGACCATTAGAGAAGGATCCAGAATCGTCTGAGATCTTCCCTTCATTTCTGATTGTTTGAAGGCTTTGGCTTTGACTTTGGACCTCAGCAGTTATGTCTGTGTCAGAGACCtgtgagagacacagacagaaataTTTGGCCACATTTGACATTGGATAACATTCAAACATGGCAACAAGATTAATGCTGTGTATATTGCTTCTCACCTCCTCAAATTTCTTTGCCTTGTACCGTTCTGCTCCTCTTAGAAAGTTTAGAAGAATGATATCGCAGAGGACAGTGGCCTTTAGATGGAgttagagaaggagaagaggcaGTTGAATAACAACATGGCATAAGATAGTTagcttaagaagaacaatagtgtgCTTGCTTCGCTATGCTGTGTATTTGAGCAAGCACACTAACAACAGTTATTGCAACATTTATGTGAGTCATTATGTATTAATTGTATACATATGGGTTGCTTACCAGTCCTACTGAGGTGCAAGCTGCTACTATGTTGATAAGTGTTGGGATCACGTCAAACTTTCCAGCCTGCCATGAGAAGAGTTAgaaatgtgtgtaaataaatccATATTCATATACTGCTGTGTGTAGCCTAGCCATTGTAACTATACAGCTACCCTGTTTAGACGATATCGGGGCCTGACAGGATTAGAGCAGTCTAGTCATAGTACTTACATTGCCAGAGACCATAACGTCAAAGTGGATACCAAAGGCCTTGTAGAGTGTACGATACTCCTCTTCATCGTGTGACCTGTAGTATTTCGCAAACCTGCAAAATGTACACAGACTGAAGCTGTGAAAGGGGACAGGGCTATACGCATCtctcttttgtgtatgtgtgtgtgtgtgtgtgtgtgtgtgtgtgtgtacatgcacatgtgtgttcaGTACAAAGTGTTCAGTACCGGAAGTTGTAACCTTTGGAAACATTGTTATCCTCAAACGCCTCATCCAGTCTAGTGAAGGAGAAGGTAGGTTTGCAGTTCTCCACAGGTTGGTCAAAATTACACATCCATCTGATATGAATACCAATCTGGCCACCCTACACAATTGGGAGACAAAAATGGAAACAAAagcaggtgtttttttttcaaaatgcaaGAGCATCAAAAACATTATGATAATTATGAGGTTTGGGAAATAAACGGAAATCACAGGGAGTCAAAGGGAGCTACgcctgaggtgcgttcaaattcacaTTTTAACATAGGTGAACATCAGATAGCAGTTATCCATGTCATAGAACTCAATGAGGTCAAACAATGGCATATAGTGTTCTGGAGTTTTCTTCATTCTCTTTCATTTGAATAGGAATTTTGGACATGGACATTTTTgtggagaggaaaagaagacaGACAGCTAGCCTAGGAGAACCCAGACGAACCTTTGGCAAATTCGAATtggctctgcaggtccgtctggcaAAGAGGCCATTCACTCCCATTTCTAATGTTCCTAAAACCTGGGCACCATTCACAACCGTTGAGGCAGGCTTAATATGATAACATCAaagcagttaaaaaaaaataaattgagATGTTTTTTCTGTTGCTCTGCATATGTCATCTCCTTCATTgctcttagatagatagatagatacttattggttttaggtctatccaattgtgtccagagacagtggagagagacaaaATATAGGACTTTAATAAAGGACTTTTATTAATGAGTGCCTCggatctcttctctccttttgtgTCCAGAGGCAATTTGATTGGTGTCTGTTGGTGACGCACCTTGGAAATGGAAGATGAAAGAAGCTTGTCCAGACCCAATCTCAATTTCAATTGAGATAAGGTCTGGTGCTAACAGGCTAGAAGACTGCTATGATTGTACAAGAATATACAATATATGAAAATGGCACCTTATAAGCAATTGCGCTGAAGCTCTCATTTGCATATCTGAGTATGTCTCCCACTCTGAAGACTGGACAGTAAGGGTTGCCAACAGGATCATACATACAGTTTATGTCAATAGTGCGAGGAAAGTTCCCCCtggtagagacagagaggagggtaCAGAGAGAAGGGACAAAGTCAGTAGAGATGGAGGAAATTCAGAGGTAAAATACAGGTGAtagtgtttttatttacatttagtgtgtgtgtgtgtgtgtgtgtgtgtgtgtgtgtgtgtgtgtgtgtgtgtgtgtgtgtgtgtgtgtgtgtgtgtgtgtgtgtttgtatttaacCACCTGGTGATGTCGAAGAGGGCAAATCGAACACTATTCTTAATGAAAATGGTGAAGTTCTCGACTTCCTCCATATATTccctggagaagagagagacagaaagaaacaccTCACTAGCGATCTGAGCGGTGTCTATTTGTGTTGTGAACATCCAAGCTCCTCCCCCTTGCCCTTCACTGCCcaatcctctcatctctctatatgcatatatatacaaTAATACAGGAGTACACAGCTCAGGTGTCAATCCATATGTCCCCATGCACGTTCATCCAGGTAAATCAGAACAGAGGACTGGAATTTGCAGCCGAGACACAACAGAAGGAACATATTCTGTATCACCACCCTCACTCCGATCCTCAAACATATCATTTCTAAAACCATTAATCACCAACACAAAGTATTTTCATCATCTTTTCCCAGCAACAGAAAATAAGGGAAATTGTTTACAGATGAAATCAGCTTatgtgttcaggtgtgtgtgtgtgcgtgtgtagacTCACGTCTGGACAGTATCATTTTCTGTGGGACACCAGCCTTCAATCTCACAC
The Alosa alosa isolate M-15738 ecotype Scorff River chromosome 21, AALO_Geno_1.1, whole genome shotgun sequence genome window above contains:
- the p2rx3a gene encoding P2X purinoceptor 3a; protein product: MWGIITDFFTYETTKSVVVKSWLVGTINRFMQLLIIVYFVGWVFLHEKAYQTKDTGIESAVMTKVKGFGRYNNQVMDVADYVVPQQGTSVFCIITRLIMTHNQTQGLCPQYGKNYRCTHDSDCDKHLRSHLANGIFTGRCLTEDGQCEIEGWCPTENDTVQTEYMEEVENFTIFIKNSVRFALFDITRGNFPRTIDINCMYDPVGNPYCPVFRVGDILRYANESFSAIAYKGGQIGIHIRWMCNFDQPVENCKPTFSFTRLDEAFEDNNVSKGYNFRFAKYYRSHDEEEYRTLYKAFGIHFDVMVSGNAGKFDVIPTLINIVAACTSVGLATVLCDIILLNFLRGAERYKAKKFEEVSDTDITAEVQSQSQSLQTIRNEGKISDDSGSFSNGRQRH